From one Plasmodium malariae genome assembly, chromosome: 12 genomic stretch:
- the PmUG01_12035400 gene encoding myosin C, putative — translation MDAASKCVIGTKIFIRDKNKVWARAEIIKEDDDIVVKTEDDEIIKLKESDEFYLRNLGSYIYVLQYLCVEQVSSRKKMTSVNILRYNIFDSSGLSAPPDLTKLTHLHEASILHSLNLRFDIDEIYTFTGPILIAVNPFKIINNLYSDNVLAKHVQPIQSKTPHIFATSNSAYLGMCNNGRSQTILISGESGAGKTESTKYVMKFLACAGSDIKKRSLIESQVLESNPLLEAFGNAKTLRNNNSSRFGKYIELQFTLDSKGYIKGKLCGAKILTYLLEKVRVCDQQEGERNYHIFYQLCAAAQRARQGPHGGEETEGEKAEETSKERSEKEVEKTKEDDEAKEAENTIRTRLPSVHGSHYYHFPSTKKFKGVENIKVLKIDLSDFRSHTNFRYLTKSSVYKLNGVNELEEFESTIYAMQTIGIKKEEQYQIFKVLEGILYIGNILFNNDENKEESTILDSTYEDLKKAASFLDVDEEKLKESLCYKTIIANNEHYKKPVNSNIANDIRDALARAIYGCLFLKVVERTNDSIGFINDVNLFCGVLDIFGFESFPVNSFEQLCINYTNECLQLFFNNFIFKCEEKLYMQEGIKWDPLDFPDNKDCVEILESKPFGIFCMLDEECHIPSGKDKTFCSKIITKHISNTKRFKIIKTDCFSFIIVHFAGEVKYNSAGFVEKNKDQLSTDVQNVLLQSKNEYISSLFEKYLRRNVDKRKFVTVSSEFKEQLNSLMIRIRQTDPHFIRCIKPNSQNLPDIFDRISVNEQLKYGGVLQAIKVSRAGYPVRMTHAECVNDYKILLSKNDKELFSAYNEKSWSYKARFILNKMISTGPIQEYITSLKKIKREKQNEYEFFLKYSNKKAKPIKGKNTSVTAKRVEGNSSKGDMLAEGGIISGKQEQGEGHQDEKLNDPLNEPQNEPQTEPQTEPQTDETAFIWSVGKNLCFFKSDAFNILSTMRSDYRFAQAVVIQKNYKCYVERKRYSIMRSKVVVLQRWFRNILIVIRKEKERNKKAKELICLHIYGYVVRKKYLHKRKCAILIQSYIRRYLTMRFYKTYKQNCYASKIQATWKTYKERMYYMKLKRSTKLIQLKWKGILARKQLRRLKEEAKEVGSLLSKNQILINQLKTEKNEKLEIENKLLKALANIDTLTKKVEALERTNKNNESIIKDLLQKVQNISSKELNNKTEVGPSRSECTKVSAADRRGVQVGTDQNGANRLNRNKNRNRNSSRDRNSSRNRNSSRDRNSSRNRNSSRNRNSSRNRNSSRNRNSSRNRNSSRNRNSSRSAGRSSSSSSRHGKLATELKSAKDSTALSKDELTNLLSKVKALESENKEYMKKNNLLNDRYNKLLNLLSHIKDKNIGIPGMVYRNLCGSKPSSGAYAVAYKNGLGEPRVIGSNSRSASRGANGLPLDKILLNCSGEEKYVHLYHRTSKNHIQSNTTADILMCGPKSVGKTSLLEDLFVRLGDEINLNILRKNKKKQREDMNSFIYNTYIITHKETQIKIVDCGYCSNKDLDESLFNYVKNSMCIIVVFDSTKKESVSPALHLLQEVSLINLKKTTKLYLLENIFNEKINLKPNTTDVAYALRVVKTCNAYYVKALDIYDILNDYVGGRANGYADSYANEYANHYSTNNANEVYVEPNNPFNPQNDKKIVINPSLIHYNNNRVNKKKVETSYEGEVSSFLPDITDTNTSLFFENKKEELALHKNNMYSVANTLKAFCGIHNNSNKKNQNIQLLRESMPLNNYVYSNKKYNTELGKGLQPIYEITLKGNVPITYLFIGQDFANKNYTLLAVGCKDGVIYIYKCFRSKLEMSSNFFHPNEEKLKKSDSECTNGEGSSNIVMGADNHTNLHNRGNSYTSPLDRGNRYTCSLNRSNDYSNPLHRGNSYSNPLQCSNCNEINEEFRSVEEIGDPMKNDSSVYAEDNQESAQLLSKLCGHKKAITCLVFSLCEDKIISSSIDRTIKIWEVCTGFLLKVFSDSSATLSVLLFPTNLDIFLCSNCTSLLRIVNLNSGQVYQKIKLESEIRALEMDDTCLNIFAGSKNGTIYVLEVIYNERIEIKFRFLFSLSPITCIKYIPRYHTIKTNPTIIVNSCDNHIGIIECIYGNKGVLTTLSVKHRIRINHALLPIRNCYSKFGGGWFMSGSEDGNIYICSLLPQSNYKLIFLKHHKAPVMTVVVNDIDTLMVSGDSKGNIVFWRRSFV, via the exons ATGGATGCTGCCAGCAAATGCGTCATTGgcacaaaaatttttattagagATAAAAACAAA GTATGGGCTCGCgctgaaattataaaagaagaCGACGATATAGTTGTCAAGACTGAAGACgatgaaattattaaattaaaggAGAGTGATGAGTTCTACCTTAGAAACTTAGGTTCGTACATCTATGTTTTGCAGTATCTGTGTGTAGAGCAAGTCTCAAGCAGGAAAAAGATGACTAGTGTAAATATACTACGATACA ACATATTCGATTCGAGCGGACTATCCGCACCACCGGATCTGACCAAGTTAACGCATCTACACGAAGCATCGATTCTACACAGCCTTAATCTGCGATTTGACATTGATGAAATATACACCTTCACAGGGCCCATACTGATCGCTGTGAATCCATTTAAGATAATAAACAATTTATATAGTGACAACGTTCTAGCTAAACATGTACAACCAATACAGTCAAAAACCCCACATATATTTGCTACATCTAATAGTGCTTATCTAGGAATGTGTAATAATGGGAGATCACAGACTATACTCATAAGTGGAGAATCTGGAGCAGGTAAAACAGAATCAACAAAATATgtaatgaaatttttagCATGTGCAGGTtcagatattaaaaaaagatcaTTAATTGAATCTCAAGTTCTGGAAAGTAATCCATTGTTAGAAGCTTTTGGAAATGCTAAAACtctaagaaataataattctagtCGTTTTGGAAAATACATAGAATTACAATTCACTTTAGACAGTAAGGGTTATATAAAGGGTAAGTTATGTGGTGCTAAAATTTTAACCTATCTATTAGAAAAAGTTAGAGTGTGCGATCAACAGGAGGGGGAAAGGAACTACCACATCTTCTACCAGTTGTGTGCAGCTGCACAAAGGGCTAGGCAGGGTCCGCACGGGGGGGAAGAGACAGAAGGGGAAAAAGCGGAAGAAACTAGCAAAGAAAGAAGCGAGAAGGAAGTGGAAAAAACGAAGGAAGACGACGAAGCGAAGGAAGCGGAAAACACCATTCGCACTCGTCTTCCCAGTGTCCATGGTAGTCACTACTACCACTTCCCCTCGACGAAGAAGTTCAAAGGagtagaaaatataaaagtgcTAAAAATCGACTTGAGCGATTTTAGGAGTCACACAAACTTTCGTTACTTAACCAAGTCCAGCGTGTACAAACTTAACGGGGTGAACGAACTGGAGGAATTTGAATCGACTATATACGCTATGCAAACGATAGGTATAAAGAAGGAGGAACAGTATCAGATATTCAAAGTTTTAGAAGGTATTCTTTACAtaggaaatattttatttaataatgatgaaaataaggAAGAATCAACAATTTTGGACTCTACATATgaagatttaaaaaaggCTGCATCTTTTTTAGATGTAGATGAAgagaaattaaaagaatcTTTATGTTATAAAACTATTATTGCAAATAATgaacattataaaaaaccTGTAAATTCTAATATAGCAAATGATATAAGAGATGCATTAGCTAGAGCTATATATGGatgtttgtttttaaaagtaGTAGAGCGAACAAATGATTCGATTGGTTTTATAAATGATGTGAATCTATTTTGTGGAGTTCTAGATATATTTGGATTTGAATCTTTTCCAGTAAATTCATTTGAACAATTATGTATCAATTATACAAATGAATGTTTACagctattttttaataattttatatttaaatgtgaagaaaaattatatatgcaagAAGGAATAAAGTGGGACCCATTAGACTTCCCAGATAATAAAGACTGTGTTGAAATTTTAGAATCGAAACCATTTGGCATATTTTGTATGTTAGATGAAGAATGTCATATACCATCAGGTAAGGATAAAACCTTTTgtagtaaaattataacaaaacaTATTTCTAATACAAAGagatttaaaattattaaaacgGATTGTTTTAGTTTTATCATAGTCCATTTTGCAGGAGAAGTCAAATATAATTCTGCAGGGTTTGTTGAAAAGAACAAAGATCAATTATCAACTGATGTTCAGAATGTATTATTGCAAAGTaagaatgaatatatatcatcgctttttgaaaaatatttaaggcGAAATGTGGATAAGAGAAAATTTGTAACTGTCTCAAGTGAATTCAAAGAACAATTAAATTCTTTAATGATACGTATTCGACAAACGGATCCTCATTTTATTAGATGCATTAAACCGAATTCACAAAACTTACCAGATATATTTGATCGTATATCCGTTAATGAACAATTGAAATATGGAGGAGTCTTACAAGCAATAAAAGTTAGTAGAGCTGGATACCCGGTTCGTATGACTCATGCAGAGTGTGTAAATGATTACAAAATTCTTTTAAGTAAAAACGATAAAGAGTTATTTTCTgcatataatgaaaaatcatGGTCATACAAAGCGAgatttattttgaataaaatgATTTCTACTGGACCCATACAAGAGTATATTACATCcttgaaaaagataaaaagagaaaaacaaaatgaatatgAATTTTTCTTGAAATACTCAAACAAGAAGGCTAAACCAATTAAGGGAAAGAATACAAGTGTAACAGCTAAACGTGTGGAGGGAAATTCCAGCAAGGGGGATATGCTAGCGGAGGGGGGTATCATCAGTGGTAAACAAGAACAAGGAGAGGGGCATCAGGATGAGAAGTTGAACGATCCGCTGAACGAGCCGCAGAACGAGCCGCAGACCGAGCCGCAGACCGAGCCGCAGACCGACGAAACGGCGTTCATCTGGTCAGTGGGGAAAAATTTGTGCTTCTTCAAAAGCGACGCGTTCAACATCTTGTCAACGATGAGAAGTGACTACCGGTTTGCACAGGCAGTAGTCATtcaaaagaattataaatgtTATGTGGAAAGGAAAAGGTACAGTATAATGAGGAGCAAAGTAGTAGTACTACAGAGATGGTTTaggaatatattaattgttaTTAGAAAAGAGAAAGAGAGGAATAAAAAGGCCAAGGAGCTcatatgtttacatatatatggttATGTCGTTAGGAAGAAGTATTTACATAAAAGGAAGTGTGCTATACTTATACAATCTTATATAAGAAGATACCTTACTATGAGATTTTATAAAACGTATAAGCAAAACTGTTATGCTAGTAAAATTCAAGCAACGTGGAAAACGTACAAAGAAAGAATGTATTATATGAAGTTAAAAAGATCTACTAAGTTGATACAGCTAAAATGGAAGGGTATACTAGCAAGGAAACAATTACGAAGGCTTAAAGAAGAAGCAAAGGAAGTTGGATCCTTATTGAGTAAAAatcaaatattaataaatcaactaaaaacagaaaaaaatgaaaaattagaaatagaaaataaactACTAAAAGCGTTAGCAAATATAGACACACTGACTAAAAAGGTAGAAGCGTTAGAAAGGACAAATAAAAACAACGAATCAATTATTAAAGATTTGCTTCAAAAAGTACAGAATATATCCAgtaaagaattaaataacaaGACTGAAGTAGGCCCTTCTCGAAGCGAGTGCACAAAGGTTAGCGCTGCAGATAGGAGGGGTGTACAGGTAGGTACAGATCAAAATGGTGCTAATAGATTAAACAGGAATAAGAATAGGAATAGGAATAGCAGTAGGGATAGGAATAGCAGTAGGAATAGGAATAGCAGTAGGGATAGGAATAGCAGTAGGAATAGGAATAGCAGTAGGAATAGGAATAGCAGTAGGAATAGGAATAGCAGTAGGAATAGGAATAGCAGTAGGAATAGGAATAGCAGTAGGAATAGGAATAGCAGTAGGAGTGCCGGTAGGAGCAGCAGCAGCAGTAGCCGTCATGGTAAACTTGCTACAGAACTGAAGAGTGCCAAGGACAGCACTGCGTTAAGTAAAGACGAACTGACAAACCTGCTAAGCAAGGTTAAAGCGCTTGAATCAGAAAATAAGgaatatatgaagaaaaataatttattgaaCGATCGCTACAATAAATTGTTAAATTTGCTCTCACATATCAAGGATAAAAATATCGGCATTCCTGGAATGGTGTACCGCAATTTGTGCGGGAGTAAGCCGAGCAGTGGAGCATATGCCGTGGCATACAAAAACGGACTTGGTGAACCCAGGGTTATTGGAAGTAACAGTCGTAGTGCCAGTCGGGGTGCGAATGGGCTTCCGTTGGATAAGATTCTCTTAAACTGCAGTGGTGAAGAGAAATATGTGCATCTATATCATCGAACAAGTAAGAACCATATACAGAGTAACACAACGGCCGATATTCTCATGTGTGGGCCTAAGAGTGTTGGAAAGACGAGTTTACTAGAAGATCTCTTTGTACGTTTGGGAGATGAAATAAACTTGAACATtttaaggaaaaacaaaaagaaacaaaGAGAAGATAtgaattcttttatttataatacatatataattacacatAAGGAGACACAAATAAAAATCGTTGATTGTGGTTATTGTTCTAATAAAGACTTAGATGAatctctttttaattatgtaaaaaattcaaTGTGTATTATAGTAGTCTTTGATTCTACAAAGAAAGAATCCGTTAGTCCAGCTTTACATCTTCTACAAGAAGTATcacttattaatttaaagaaaacaacaaaattgtatttgcttgaaaatatattcaacgaaaaaattaatttaaaaccTAATACTACTGACGTGGCATATGCTCTGAGAGTAGTAAAAACGTGCAATGCGTATTATGTAAAGGCGCTCGATATATACGATATACTGAACGACTATGTGGGAGGCCGCGCAAACGGGTATGCTGACAGTTATGCGAACGAGTATGCAAACCACTATTCAACTAACAATGCAAATGAAGTATATGTTGAGCCAAATAACCCCTTTAACCCTCAAAATGACAAGAAAATTGTAATTAACCCTTCCTTGATCCATTACAACAATAACAGggtaaacaaaaaaaaagtggaAACAAGTTATGAAGGAGAAGTATCTTCTTTCCTGCCTGATATAACAGATACCAATACATCTCTTTTTttcgaaaataaaaaggaggAATTAGCtctacataaaaataatatgtactCTGTAGCTAACACGTTAAAAGCTTTTTGTGGTATTCATAACAATAGCAATAAGAAGAATCAAAATATACAACTGTTAAGAGAATCGATGCCtctaaataattatgtatatagcaataaaaagtataacaCGGAACTAGGAAAAGGTCTACAACCTATTTATGAAATAACACTAAAGGGAAATGTCCCCATTACATATCTGTTCATCGGCCAAGATTTTGCCAATAAGAATTATACCTTATTAGCTGTTGGTTGTAAAGACGGagtaatatacatttacaaatGCTTCCGTAGTAAGTTAGAAATGAGCAGTAACTTCTTCCACCCGAATGAGGAGAAGCTCAAGAAGAGCGACAGTGAATGCACGAATGGGGAGGGTAGCAGCAATATTGTTATGGGTGCAGATAACCATACCAATTTACATAATCGTGGTAACAGCTATACCAGTCCGCTCGATCGTGGTAACAGATATACCTGTTCACTCAATCGCAGTAATGACTACTCCAATCCGCTCCACCGCGGTAATAGCTATTCCAATCCGCTCCAGTGCAGTAACTGCAACGAAATCAATGAAGAGTTTCGAAGTGTAGAAGAGATAGGCGATCCAATGAAAAATGATTCCTCAGTCTATGCTGAGGATAACCAAGAATCAGCTCAATTGTTATCAAAATTATGCGGTCATAAAAAAGCAATAACATGTCTAGTTTTTTCATTATGtgaagataaaataatatcatcATCTATTGatagaacaataaaaatatgggaAGTATGTACAGGATTTTTATTAAAGGTATTTTCTGACTCCTCCGCTACATTGtctgttttattatttccaaCAAATCTTGATATATTTCTCTGCTCCAACTGTACTTCTCTACTACGAATTGTAAACCTAAACAGTGGTCAGGTTTAtcagaaaattaaattagaGAGTGAAATAAGAGCACTAGAAATGGACGATACgtgtttaaatatatttgctgGGTCCAAAAATGgtactatatatgtattagaagtaatatataatgaacgaattgaaataaaatttcgttttcttttttccttatccCCAATAACTTGTATCAAATATATTCCTAGATATCACACAATTAAAACTAACCCcactattattgttaactCATGTGATAATCATATTGGTATTattgaatgtatatatggtAATAAAGGGGTACTCACCACCTTATCAGTTAAACACAGAATTAGAATTAACCATGCTCTACTTCCCATACGCAATTGCTATTCCAAATTTGGAGGTGGTTGGTTTATGTCGGGTTCAGAGGACGGAAACATTTACATCTGCTCTCTACTCCCACAGTCCAACTACAAGCTtatctttttaaaacatCATAAG GCACCCGTCATGACCGTTGTGGTAAACGACATCGACACTTTGATGGTATCGGGTGATTCAAAAGGAAACATAGTTTTTTGGAGGAGATCCTTTGTGTAA